In one window of Megalops cyprinoides isolate fMegCyp1 chromosome 24, fMegCyp1.pri, whole genome shotgun sequence DNA:
- the LOC118771448 gene encoding insulin-induced gene 1 protein-like, whose product MPSLEGHCWSCSCSRLKSKNISSATWLASKAGEMMTIITSLLSNACGSLDSLQVMHFARRGLVLFTVGGFLALVLNLLQIQRNVTFFPEEEAITTVCASTWWVPPCCGTAAAFVGLLFPCIDSHLGAPHKFKREWASVMRCIAVFVGINHASAKLDFVNNVQLSLTLAALSLGLWWTFDRSRSGFGLGITIAFLATLVVQLLVYNGVYQYTSADFLYDRSWLPCIFFSGGVTVGNLGRQLAMGGEEKPHND is encoded by the exons ATGCCAAGCCTGGAGGGACACTGTTGGAGCTGCTCCTGTTCCCGACTGAAATCTAAAAACATTTCGAGTGCAACCTGGTTAGCATCTAAAGCAGGCGAGATGATGACCATTATCACGTCTCTCCTGTCTAATGCCTGTGGCTCCTTGGATAGCCTGCAGGTAATGCACTTTGCCCGACGTGGCCTCGTCCTTTTCACCGTCGGGGGTTTCCTGGCTTTGGTGCTGAACTTGCTGCAAATACAAAGGAACGTAACCTTTTTCCCAGAGGAGGAGGCGATTACAACTGTTTGTGCGTCTACGTGGTGGGTTCCACCTTGCTGTGGCACGGCGGCTG CTTTCGTGGGCTTGCTGTTCCCTTGCATTGACAGCCACCTGGGGGCGCCACACAAGTTCAAGAGGGAGTGGGCCAGTGTCATGCGGTGCATTGCCGTATTTGTTGGCATCAATCATGCAAGTGCT AAACTGGACTTTGTCAACAATGTTCAGCTGTCCCTCACCTTGGCTGCTCTGTCGCTGGGGCTGTGGTGGACCTTCGACAGGTCAAGAAGCGGCTTCGGCCTGGGAATTACCATTGCCTTTCTGGCTACACTCGTAGTGCAGCTTCTGGTCTACAATGGTGTATATCA GTATACATCAGCAGACTTCTTGTATGATCGTTCGTGGTTGCCCTGCATATTCTTCTCTGGTGGAGTCACTGTTGGAAATCTAGGACGACAGCTGGCCATG GGTGGGGAGGAGAAGCCCCATAATGACTAG